From Luteolibacter yonseiensis:
GGGTGCCGCCTTCCCATGCGGTTCCCTTGCCCTCGCGCAGAGGGGCGGCGTTTCCGGCGTGGTCGCCGTAGCTCAGCCACGGACCGTTGTCGCTGGTGAAGATGACCAGCGTGTTGTCCGCCACGCCGGCTTTCTCCAGCGCCTCCATCACCTGGCCGACGCCCCAGTCGATTTCCTGGATCACATCGCCATACAGTCCCGCGCCGGATTTCCCGGCGAATTTGTCGCTCACATACAGCGGCACGTGAGGCATGCTGTTCGCGAGGTAGAAGAAAAACGGCCTGTCCTTGTTCCGCTCGATGAATGAAACCGCGCGTGCTGCATAACGGGTGGTGAGTTGTTTCTGGTCGTCCGGCGTCACCTCCTCATCCACGATCCTGTCGTTCTCATACATCGGCAGCTTCGGATAGGTGCCTTTCTTCGCTTCCGGGTGGTGGGGCCACATGTCGTTCGAGTAGGGCAGGCCGTACCATTCGTCGAACCCCTGCTTCACGGGCAGAAACTCCGGCGCGTCGCCAAGGTGCCACTTGCCCGCCATGCCGGTGGCGTAGCCCTTCTGCTTCACCAGTTCCGCCAGCGTCGTCTCCTCCGGGTTCAACCCGATGCGCGCCTTCGGCCCCAGCGCGCCGTGGATGCCGATGCGGCTATTGTAGCACCCCGTCAGCAACGACGCGCGCGACGCGGAGCACACCGGGCTGGAAACATGGAAATTCGTGAACCGCCGGCCCTCCTTCGCCAGCCGGTCGATGTTCGGCGTGGCATACTTCGCACCGAAGCAAGCGACATCCGCGTAAGCCATATCGTCATTGAAGATGACCACCACGTTCGGCGGGCGGGCCATGGCGAAGGAAGCCGCTGCGAGGAAGAGGATGCCGGCGAGTTTCATTGCCTGACTCTGGGGAAACGATCCCGCCGGAGCAATGATGGAATCATTCCGGCAGGTTGGCAGCCACCCACGCGATTGCCACGAAAGGAAGGGCGACCAGCGCGATGACAACGATCCAGCGCCACCATGCGATTTCCCGATGGCTGACGATGAACCCTCCCTCCGCATCCCATGAAGTGATCTTCCTTTCCGTCAGGAAGGTGTAGGCGGTGAGGTGGGTGAAGATACTGATGAGGGGAGCTCCCAAAGCCTCACCCCGGAGCCAGACCTTGAAGGTCCGGACCAGTGCCTGGCGATAGGCCAGCTTGCTGCCGTCCTGGTTGCGGACGCGGATCAGGAAGAGGGCTTTGAAGGGAGTCGCGCCCCACACGGACAGGAACAGGGGTTCCACGAAATTATAGATCAACATCAGGATCAGTCCGAAGACCAGGTCATTGATCTGCTCCGCTGCCGGGAAGACGGCTCCGAGGGCCAATCCACCGATCAGACTGAACAGGAGAATATCCAAAGTCCTCGCCCAGTAGCGGACCCAGGGGCGGATCTGCGGGCCGGTGGGACTGTATCCGCTCCAATCGATTTCAGAGGACATGCCGGCCGCGGGACTTGCATAGGGTGAGGTTTCGAATCCCGGGATGGTATCCACACGGGACCACTGCGGCATGCCGTCCCGCCAGACGAGGGAAGACGGGTCGAGCGTGCGGGTTGCGAGAAGTTGTTTGATTTTCTCTCCGCTCACCGGTCCCCCTTGTTTTCCGGATTCTTCGTAAAACCATTCGTCCATATGCGGGTGGATTCTCTCGCGCGTGACTGACACTGGCGAGCTTGTAATTGATGGTTGTCAGGATGACACATGCCTTGGCCCGGCATTCACCGGGGGCGTTTTTCCTTTCTTGCCAGCCGGAATTTGGATAAAACACATTGAATCGCAAGCGCGTCCCTTGTTGGAAGCGCCGATCACCCAACCCGCCAGAAACCCAAGCCCATGACCGAAGTATTCAGCAGCCGTGACAGCGCGACCATCGGCCTCCTTCAGAGCCTTTTGGAGGCGGAAGGCATCAGGACCTACCTCCGCAGCGAGCACGCCGCCACCGTGACATATCCTGCGGTGGTGCCGGCGCTCTGCATCCTCGATGAAGCGGACGTGGAGCGCGGGGTCGAGCTGATCCGCGAGAATCTGCGGCAGGGGGAAGCGGGTTCCGAAGAGGAGCATACCTGCCCGCAATGCGGGGAGAAAAGTCCGGGTGGTTTTGAGAAATGCTGGAGTTGCGAGACGTTCTTGATCGTAGCCGGATGAC
This genomic window contains:
- a CDS encoding sulfatase family protein, with protein sequence MKLAGILFLAAASFAMARPPNVVVIFNDDMAYADVACFGAKYATPNIDRLAKEGRRFTNFHVSSPVCSASRASLLTGCYNSRIGIHGALGPKARIGLNPEETTLAELVKQKGYATGMAGKWHLGDAPEFLPVKQGFDEWYGLPYSNDMWPHHPEAKKGTYPKLPMYENDRIVDEEVTPDDQKQLTTRYAARAVSFIERNKDRPFFFYLANSMPHVPLYVSDKFAGKSGAGLYGDVIQEIDWGVGQVMEALEKAGVADNTLVIFTSDNGPWLSYGDHAGNAAPLREGKGTAWEGGTRVPTIMRWPGRIPAGTESAEMAMTTDLFPTIAAIIGAELPKVGIDGSNRLSDLTGEPNDNPPPRRYAWYYENNKLLAVADGDWKLMLPQQYRTMADAPQPTGGIPGKYQQRKLEKPMLFDLKKDIGEQNDVAAAHPEIVEKLLQQTAAMRADLGDSQTGSKSTGAREPGRVSAN
- a CDS encoding RDD family protein; translated protein: MDEWFYEESGKQGGPVSGEKIKQLLATRTLDPSSLVWRDGMPQWSRVDTIPGFETSPYASPAAGMSSEIDWSGYSPTGPQIRPWVRYWARTLDILLFSLIGGLALGAVFPAAEQINDLVFGLILMLIYNFVEPLFLSVWGATPFKALFLIRVRNQDGSKLAYRQALVRTFKVWLRGEALGAPLISIFTHLTAYTFLTERKITSWDAEGGFIVSHREIAWWRWIVVIALVALPFVAIAWVAANLPE
- a CDS encoding DUF2007 domain-containing protein gives rise to the protein MTEVFSSRDSATIGLLQSLLEAEGIRTYLRSEHAATVTYPAVVPALCILDEADVERGVELIRENLRQGEAGSEEEHTCPQCGEKSPGGFEKCWSCETFLIVAG